One part of the Anopheles coustani chromosome 2, idAnoCousDA_361_x.2, whole genome shotgun sequence genome encodes these proteins:
- the LOC131264776 gene encoding uncharacterized protein LOC131264776, whose protein sequence is MAQLLRLPIKSAHVSLVGVGAEPVTTAKQKVVAIVKSRCSDYTATIECMVLPKPTAELPVVTVPGLWKIPEGIALADPTFFHSRRVDMILGAELFAELLQTGKIQLGENQPTLINSVFGWIVSGKVDPSPPVQANNAVVLTSIETLMERFFAIEDADTNNNLTIEETACENFYRETTTRHDDGKFVVRLPQKSDMINSLGESKSMATKRLLAIEKRLDKEPGTREAYTTFMKEYEELGHMSVVSKEGDGHSTAYYMPHHPVFKADSSTTKCRVVFDASAKSSSGISLNDTLMVAPTLQQEATTILIRFRTKPIALTADIAKMYRQIWVHPSDRHLQRILWRPSRDMPTQEYELNTVTYGTAAAPYLAIKSLQQTAVDHGAQFPQAAAKMSDFYVDDFISGETTVEAAKTLKREVIDMVAKAGFCLRKWASNNPNVLQGISEESLASPLLQDESEAALSTLGMIWEPNADTFRVKINISETGNTKRSILSQIARIFDPLGLLDPVKALAKQLMQKSDNHPTSYDRL, encoded by the exons ATGGCCCAACTGCTTCGATTGCCAATAAAATCGGCTCATGTTTCACTCGTTGGAGTCGGCGCTGAACCTGTGACTACAGCAAAGCAGAAAGTGGTAGCCATAGTCAAATCAAGATGCTCGGACTATACGGCAACCATCGAATGCATGGTGTTGCCTAAACCCACGGCTGAGCTACCAGTAGTGACCGTTCctggtttgtggaaaattccGGAAGGAATTGCGTTAGCAGATCCTACATTCTTCCACAGTCGGCGAGTCGACATGATCCTGGGAGCGGAACTATTCGCTGAGTTGCTGCAGACAGGGAAGATCCAGCTAGGTGAGAACCAACCAACATTAATCAATTCCGTCTTTGGTTGGATCGTCAGCGGCAAGGTCGACCCATCACCACCAGTCCAAGCCAACAACGCAGTCGTCTTGACCAGCATCGAAACGCTAATGGAGAGGTTCTTCGCGATTGAGGATGCAGACACCAACAACAACTTGACCATCGAGGAAACAGCGTGTGAGAACTTCTACAGAGAGACGACAACACGCCACGACGATGGGAAGTTTGTGGTTCGCTTGCCACAAAAGTCCGACATGATAAATTCATTGGGTGAGTCAAAATCAATGGCAACTAAACGTTTGTTAGCAATTGAAAAACGATTGGATAAAGAACCTGGTACTCGTGAGGCATATACCACATTCATGAAGGAGTACGAAGAGCTGGGACACATGAGTGTTGTATCAAAGGAAGGTGATGGGCACAGCACCGCGTATTATATGCCACATCATCCAGTGTTTAAGGCAGATAGCAGCACCACCAAGTGTCGTGTGGTTTTCGACGCTTCAGCCAAATCGTCAAGCGGTATATCACTGAATGACACACTCATGGTAGCTCCAACTCTTCAGCAAGAAGcaacaacaattttaattcgtTTTCGGACGAAGCCAATAGCTCTCACAGCCGACATAGCTAAAATGTATCGGCAGATTTGGGTACATCCGTCAGATCGACATCTGCAGAGAATATTGTGGCGACCATCGAGAGACATGCCTACTCAAGAGTATGAACTGAATACGGTAACCTATGGCACTGCAGCGGCACCATATCTTGCAATAAAATCGCTGCAGCAAACCGCCGTAGACCATGGTGCCCAATTCCCTCAAGCAGCAGCCAAAATGTCCGATTTTTACGTCGACGATTTTATTTCGGGAGAGACCACTGTTGAAGCCGCCAAGACACTAAAGCGGGAAGTTATTGATATGGTTGCTAAGGCTGGCTTCTGTTTGCGAAAATGGGCATCGAACAATCCGAATGTTCTACAAGGCATAAGCGAAGAATCTTTGGCCAGTCCCTTGCTACAAGATGAATCCGAAGCAGCGCTTTCTACACTCGGGATGATCTGGGAACCAAATGCGGATACATTTCgtgttaaaataaacatctcCGAAACTGGCAACACGAAGCGATCGATATTATCACAAATCGCTCGTATTTTTGATCCGTTGGGACTGTTAGACCCAGTGAAGGCACTAGCTAAGCAATTGATGCAGAAA AGTGACAACCATCCAACAAGCTACGATCGGCTGTAA